In Naumovozyma dairenensis CBS 421 chromosome 2, complete genome, the following are encoded in one genomic region:
- the RPS14B gene encoding 40S ribosomal protein uS11 (similar to Saccharomyces cerevisiae RPS14A (YCR031C) and RPS14B (YJL191W); ancestral locus Anc_1.146) — MANDLVQARDASQVFGVARIFASFNDTFVHVTDLSGKETIARVTGGMKVKADRDESSPYAAMLAAQDVAAKCKEVGITAVHVKIRATGGTRTKTPGPGGQAALRALARSGLRIGRIEDVTPVPSDSTRKKGGRRGRRL; from the exons ATGGCTAACG ATCTTGTTCAAGCCCGTGATGCATCCCAAGTTTTTGGTGTTGCTAGGATTTTCGCCTCATTTAACGATACTTTTGTTCATGTTACCGATTTATCTGGTAAGGAAACAATTGCTAGAGTTACTGGTGGTATGAAAGTGAAAGCTGATAGAGATGAATCATCTCCATACGCTGCTATGTTGGCTGCTCAAGATGTTGCTGCAAAATGTAAAGAAGTCGGTATCACCGCTGTACACGTTAAGATTAGAGCCACTGGTGGTACTAGAACCAAGACTCCAGGTCCAGGTGGGCAAGCTGCTTTGAGAGCTTTAGCCAGATCTGGTCTAAGAATTGGTAGAATTGAAGATGTTACACCTGTTCCATCTGATTCCACCAGAAAGAAGGGTGGTAGAAGAGGTAGAAGATTATAA
- the SOP4 gene encoding Sop4p (similar to Saccharomyces cerevisiae SOP4 (YJL192C); ancestral locus Anc_1.145) → MLFVLYLIVGFLLSFAKCTTIKGKLDLPFVNISNFSISRTYFSLYQIGNYSTNEPYYKKTGLQDSDGNFEFSNLPINSGINETTHFVLYSTSLDFNLKPNRILIEFKELENGTITSKAFKNFFGREYFPSNDIIHPEHLEAIEMEPYITISEVNMAPYRSYFQVRNVGILQSGPLASILNSRWKSAAVLSVILLAIFPFLVEKFDPETTKAMKQEALAKKRKNISILHR, encoded by the coding sequence ATGttatttgttttatatttaattgtaGGTTTTCTCCTCTCCTTTGCAAAATGTACCACAATTAAAGGGAAACTTGACTTACCATTCGTGAACATCAGCAACTTCTCTATATCGAGAACATATTTCAGCCTTTATCAAATTGGTAATTATTCAACAAATGAACCATACTATAAGAAAACCGGACTACAAGACAGCGATGGGAACtttgaattttcaaatttgcCAATAAATTCAGGAATCAATGAAACAACACattttgtattatattcaaCATCACTGGACTTTAATTTGAAACCTAACAGAATTCTTAtagaatttaaagaattggaGAATGGCACAATTACGTCAAAAGCCTTCAAGAACTTTTTTGGAAGAGAATACTTCCCTTCAAACGATATAATACATCCAGAACATTTAGAAGCTATTGAAATGGAACCATACATCACCATATCGGAAGTTAATATGGCACCATATAGATCTTACTTCCAAGTAAGAAATGTTGGTATCTTACAAAGTGGTCCATTGGCTAGTATCTTGAATTCTCGTTGGAAATCCGCTGCCGTTCTTTCTGTCATTCTATTAGCTATATTCCCATTCcttgttgaaaaattcgaTCCAGAAACAACAAAGGCAATGAAACAGGAAGCTCTTGctaaaaaaaggaaaaatatatcaattcTGCATAGATAA
- the NDAI0B00450 gene encoding uncharacterized protein (similar to Saccharomyces cerevisiae YJL193W; ancestral locus Anc_1.143) → MLLHLRPHLHIIILCICWYAISSLASQVTKQVLTLCPLPLFLGEFQFLYTALLAALSCTMAYYYPSFNNIFPKGTFPEYNRDYNNSDYITRNSSQQKNIITRPTKFIFKTVLPLSVFQFVGKYFGHKGTSLVPISTVASIKTLSPLFILLFQKMLRIKTLPLTKILYFSLFSLVVGVWIIVREDSKFSTKNKNNSIGSSSYGVICAIISMFIFVGQNIYGKKVFTYKSENQINPTLDRVEDYRENSPLPYYEGKMKMPEIQPHKPKSYDKLTLMIYISLVGFALSFCWFMALEFPIIWGHLFHGTSNDLIQEMPWRLYFLNGTFHFLQAMITFHLLGEISTLTYSIANLMKRIAIISVSWVFVGRSVTLWQIVGLLLNVFGLFLYERCSNKRKQIKSRPE, encoded by the coding sequence ATGTTGCTACATTTACGTCCCCATTTGCATATAATCATCCTCTGCATTTGTTGGTATGCCATCTCATCCCTAGCGTCACAAGTCACCAAGCAAGTTTTAACATTATGTCCGTTACCTTTATTCTTGGGTGAATTCCAGTTTCTTTATACGGCATTATTAGCAGCTCTATCATGTACAATGGCTTACTATTATCcttcattcaataatatcttcCCCAAAGGTACTTTCCCAGAATACAATCGAGATTACAATAATAGTGACTACATTACAAGGAATTCTTCTCAAcagaaaaatatcataaCTCGACCaacaaaatttattttcaaaactgTTTTACCCTTAAGTGTCTTCCAATTCGTGGGTAAGTATTTTGGACATAAGGGAACATCATTAGTACCTATTTCCACTGTTGCTAGTATTAAGACATTGTCacctttatttattttattgtttcaaaaaatgCTAAGAATAAAAACTTTACCGTTGACTAAGATCCTTTATTTTAGTTTATTCTCATTGGTAGTAGGTGTTTGGATTATTGTTAGAGAAGATAGTAAATTCAGTactaaaaataagaataattcGATTGGTTCTAGTAGTTATGGTGTAATATGTGCAATTATATCAATGTTTATCTTTGTGGgacaaaatatatatggGAAAAAAGTATTTACTTACAAGTCTGAGAATCAAATTAATCCAACTCTCGATAGAGTTGAAGATTATAGGGAAAATTCGCCATTGCCTTATTATGAAgggaaaatgaaaatgcCAGAAATACAGCCTCATAAGCCTAAAAGTTATGATAAATTGACCCttatgatatatatttcgTTAGTTGGATTTGCCTTATCGTTTTGTTGGTTCATGGCTCTTGAATTTCCAATAATTTGGGGACACTTATTTCATGGAACATCGAATGATctaattcaagaaatgCCATGGAgattatatttcttaaatggTACTTTCCATTTCTTACAAGCAATGATAACTTTCCATTTATTAGGAGAAATTTCTACTTTGACATATTCTATAGCCAACTTGATGAAAAGAATAGCAATCATCTCTGTAAGTTGGGTATTTGTTGGGAGAAGTGTTACTTTATGGCAGATAGTAGGTTTGCTACTTAATGTTTTTGGTTTATTCCTTTACGAAAGGTGCAGTAATAAAAGAAAGCAAATCAAAAGTCGTCCTGAATAA
- the CDC6 gene encoding AAA family ATPase CDC6 (similar to Saccharomyces cerevisiae CDC6 (YJL194W); ancestral locus Anc_1.142) — MTMGRITRSKTKKIASRATLDLCLETPINISANSEDEPIMEPTTPMKGEKDRENAANLLATPPGSIEKKQRVQQVTIIDTTPVKNSIALDGSLPSPCPSPLPQDNRDSLSPKKLIFGKNSLYSRTKAVLQRSTETVTNKEDGSLPTRKLQYLQILEFLNRNMEAHKSSSLYITGPPGTGKTAQVDSILKSSFLPIIPKHSQNQSIPKLSSHDLNNVSLYQLPSGKIQQVAVTSINCIALTNPSSIFTRIYEAFHKQTFNTNIPSTPVKTMHALQQFMEQYAQTTTFIVVLDELDKLVHPSITNVHSTKILFELFLLSRIPTVNFLLIGIANSLDMKDRFLSRLNLRQDLLPETLIFQPYSSDEMFQIIMDRINLVDPNESVFNPMAIKFAAKKCSGNTGDLRKLFDVLRRSIEIVELQILSDMKKNLNSNNTVLTKVGLPHIAKVFAQFMNSSSTKSRIGKLNMQQRIVLCCLVHRQKIDIFQSHCSLDDAYDYYYQLLKRKDSLIPLKRNEFLEICNALETNGVVTIFRGKTQGRTKHSIKMIKTTVDDKEFDEEINKMDLLKSLLIH, encoded by the coding sequence ATGACTATGGGAAGAATTACCAGAtctaaaacaaaaaaaatcgCATCTCGAGCAACATTGGATCTATGTTTAGAAACACCCATCAATATATCCGCCAACAGTGAAGATGAACCGATAATGGAACCAACTACCCCAATGAAAGGGGAAAAAGATCGAGAAAATGCAGCAAATCTACTGGCAACACCTCCAGGATCGATCGAGAAGAAGCAAAGGGTACAACAAGTTACTATAATAGATACGACACCTGTAAAAAATAGTATTGCTTTGGACGGTTCATTACCATCACCATGTCCATCACCATTGCCTCAAGATAATCGTGATTCCCTATCTCCTAAGAAACTAATATTTGGCAAAAATTCACTTTattcaagaacaaaagCAGTCTTACAAAGATCAACTGAAACAGTTACCAACAAAGAAGATGGTTCATTACCAACGAGAAAATTACAATACTTACAAATATTAGAATTCCTAAACAGAAATATGGAGGCTCATAAGAGTTCTTCTCTGTATATAACAGGTCCACCTGGGACTGGGAAAACTGCTCAAGTTGATTCCATATTGAAATCCAGTTTTTTACCTATAATACCGAAACATTCACAAAATCAATCTATTCCTAAACTATCATCTCATGATCTCAACAATGTATCATTATATCAACTACCCAGTGGGAAAATTCAACAAGTTGCCGTAACATCCATAAATTGTATTGCATTGACTAATCcatcttcaattttcaCTAGAATATATGAAGCATTTCATAAACAGACTTTTAACACTAATATTCCATCTACACCTGTTAAAACAATGCATGCGTTACAACAATTCATGGAACAATATGCACAAACAACTACATTCATTGTCGTTCTTGATGAATTGGATAAATTAGTTCATCCATCTATAACAAACGTTCATTCTACAAAGATTCTTTTCGAACTGTTTCTATTAAGTAGAATTCCAACTGTCAACTTTCTTTTAATCGGGATAGCTAATAGTTTAGATATGAAGGATCGTTTCCTTTCAAGATTAAATTTAAGACAAGATTTATTACCGGAAACTTTAATTTTCCAACCATATTCATCTGATGAAATGTTTCAAATCATAATGGATCGTATAAATTTAGTTGATCCAAATGAATCTGTATTTAATCCAATGGCTATCAAATTTGCTGCAAAGAAATGTTCTGGTAACACAGGTGATCTAAGGAAATTGTTTGATGTATTAAGAAGAAGTATAGAAATCGTtgaattacaaatattGTCAgatatgaagaaaaatttaaatagtaataatactGTACTTACCAAAGTCGGATTACCGCACATTGCAAAAGTATTTGCACAGTTTATGAACTCTTCTTCAACAAAATCACGTATTGGGAAACTCAATATGCAACAACGTATTGTCTTATGTTGTTTAGTTCATAGACAAAAAATTGATATCTTCCAATCACATTGCTCCCTGGATGATGcttatgattattattaccaattattgaaaagaaaggaCTCATTGATACCATTAAAACGTAAtgaatttttggaaatttgtAATGCTTTGGAAACAAATGGTGTAGTCACCATATTCCGAGGTAAAACTCAAGGAAGAACGAAACATAGTATAAAGATGATTAAGACCACTGTCgatgataaagaatttgatgaagaaatcaataaGATGGATTTACTTAAATCGTTGCTAATCCACTAA
- the NDAI0B00470 gene encoding SANT/Myb-like DNA-binding domain-containing protein (similar to Saccharomyces cerevisiae SNT1 (YCR033W); ancestral locus Anc_1.141), with translation MFNKKRYHYSRKKYDGFNNRKPNATNLASPRQNNDRRHSYFPKPDHNIRTGASTINITRGIGNPPHNIGTNSRYNPNSIPFKRYSNGKLSTEKRISNSRYNPNASIYVSAIERPKSVPITINNTRTISRYSGTNTPTLLNTEQLGGFHGSRYRKPVRHSIGKPNKVYTGSVIPHEKRYNASSVDKTTSYKREANIKHGGLLTSLGSSLINSVKHQTKRLDELELGNDKGIKPDLSKKFFNDKMEVENELEKQKLVINTVGKDISIGKTTAINRTLQHEEGEKEEHSICEQISKNNSTEYEYISDPALLITDLTNLKKHLESKKEKLSKSWQVPINKHVSSCIYPLTKVSTQLAGLRERLINSKTNLAGRSNVCEKTTINSLKEYDIFNANILEYSSNVREKLYQRLSAIEKYKRIHEWTMENRSRNLKSQWDIDVSRMISANEPVTDFGNETQITETDEQYSQPSSTSDITEDTEIGLTYSIEPRPQARFSRRLNRADFVDDSELEEAFLQIDPDYRHHQLAVTVPDIIKDPIKKLSTKYNDVTNLVTDKNDWASRIYTDGQIDFSKREHDLFVKAYLIYPKKFGKISKYMGGLRSCEECVLHYYRTKHQVNYKKLIKLRNKRRIQSTLIRRSKRKLSNDTAEEEDDANTSNTYEDVSISDNSDVEDDNE, from the coding sequence ATGTTCAATAAGAAACGCTACCATTACTCAAGAAAAAAGTATGATGGCtttaataatagaaaacCAAATGCAACTAATTTAGCGTCTCCAAGGCAAAACAATGATAGACGTCATTCATACTTCCCCAAACCAGACCATAATATACGTACAGGAGCCAGTACAATAAACATTACAAGGGGTATTGGAAACCCGCCCCATAATATAGGAACAAATTCACGATATAATCCAAACTCAATACCATTTAAAAGATACTCTAATGGTAAACTATCAACAGAAAAGAGAATATCGAACAGTAGATATAATCCAAATGCATCCATATATGTCTCGGCAATTGAACGTCCAAAATCTGTCCCGATTACCATCAACAATACACGGACCATCTCTAGATATTCAGGGACTAATACACCAACATTACTCAATACAGAGCAATTAGGAGGTTTTCATGGATCTAGGTATCGGAAACCAGTTCGACATAGCATAGGCAAACCAAATAAAGTGTATACAGGTTCTGTTATACCTCATGAAAAGAGATACAATGCATCATCTGTGGACAAAACAACTAGTTATAAAAGGGAAGCAAACATCAAACATGGCGGATTATTAACTTCATTAGGTTCAagtttaataaattcagTAAAACATCAGACAAAGAGATTGGATGAACTTGAGTTAGGAAATGATAAAGGTATAAAACCAGATCTTTCGAAgaaattcttcaatgataaaatggaagttgaaaatgaattggagAAACAAAAGTTAGTGATTAATACTGTTGGAAAGGATATCTCTATTGGCAAAACCACAGCCATTAATCGAACCTTACAACATGAAGAGggagaaaaagaagaacattCTATTTGCGAACAGATATCTAAGAATAATTCTACAGAATATGAATACATATCTGATCCAGCATTGCTCATAACTGATTTAACTAACCTGAAGAAGCACCTCGAgtcaaaaaaagaaaaactcTCTAAGAGTTGGCAAGTACCTATAAATAAACATGTTTCTTCGTGTATTTACCCTCTTACTAAAGTTTCGACACAATTAGCAGGTCTAAGGGAGAggttaataaattcaaagacAAACTTAGCCGGTAGAAGTAACGTCTGTGAAAAGACTacaattaattcattaaaggAATACGATATCTTCAATGCTAATATTCTTGAATACTCAAGCAATGTTAGAGAAAAGCTCTACCAACGGTTGTCagcaattgaaaaatacaaGAGAATACATGAATGGACAATGGAGAATAGGTCTCGTAATCTAAAATCTCAATGGGATATTGACGTAAGTCGAATGATATCAGCGAATGAACCAGTGACTGACTTTGGTAATGAAACACAAATAACTGAAACTGACGAACAATATTCTCAACCTTCGAGCACATCTGATATTACCGAGGACACTGAGATAGGCCTTACATATAGTATAGAACCAAGGCCCCAGGCTCGTTTCTCCCGACGTTTGAATAGGGCAGACTTTGTAGATGATTcagaattagaagaagcTTTTCTCCAAATTGATCCCGATTATCGACATCATCAGCTTGCTGTAACCGTTCCTGACATAATTAAAGATCCTATCAAAAAACTTTCCACGAAATATAATGATGTGACTAATTTGGTAACTGATAAGAATGATTGGGCATCAAGAATATATACCGATGGCCAGATCGACTTTTCGAAAAGAGAACACGATCTTTTCGTTAAAgcatatttaatatatccTAAGAAATTTGGTAAAATCTCAAAATACATGGGTGGGCTAAGATCTTGTGAAGAGTGTGTTTTGCATTATTACAGAACAAAACATCAAGTgaattataaaaaattgataaaactTCGAAATAAAAGGAGAATTCAAAGTACACTTATTAGAAGATCTAAAAGGAAATTATCTAATGACACcgctgaagaagaagatgatgcaAATACTTCTAACACATACGAAGATGTCTCTATATCTGACAATAGTGATGTGGAAGACGATAACGAGTAG
- the UBP12 gene encoding putative ubiquitin-specific protease UBP12 (similar to Saccharomyces cerevisiae UBP12 (YJL197W); ancestral locus Anc_1.137): protein MAFNDDENTESEELDVQLFDDLNDDKREQSQNQLEKDKSQQYENDASVAVEAESNDNEEEGDNTSQLIPDLPSQRNIISDLLEENKNMEAEGDKIYIIPKYWFDKLKDPVTADPNELGPIDPSLICKDYDNLILADYNKHPYIPLPESVFLKLYEWYGLAQGSQPVVTFLIYDDESNSLIPDYNWYFFRIHHLTQDGASRNYYPKNTKTCFTMTSLATLKDVLIKAMDYFAAIETNIDATQMNFQIWYVDDPSASHTASILSTLYELNPIQFLSFNAITKITTQLMDKQMKEFTPTSFDFVIETKPKQKSSHWPSNFLIYNNLQSSPGTIGLTNLGNTCYMNSALQCITHIPIFRDYFLYGTFQKEVNEGNPLGYQGYMARAFSDLIQSLFGDNITSTTAYSPSYFKSTLGHFNSMFSGYLQQDSQEFLAFLLDSLHEDLNRIDKKPYVEKPSLPLTANLNDFDVVKRLADDTWKAHLLRNDSVITDLFVAMYKSTLKCPECQNTSVTFDPYNDLTLPLPVASIWHTKVKIFPLNSPPCTLEVELAKTSTYLDLKSYISECTGIKIQNLFGCEIFSHQFYTNYETVESNSQFLPLQELISDQDDVIFYEINISNDEIIVPVLNTKVEENFSRPSLFGVPFFITLSASELDNPCLIRYKLEKCYSNLSGGFIPFPSTEQEEFPTLDDFPLLSAKYPKEALEKYTDVLHYSVPICIDNDKQVRNEEYFKIKILNFKQSIKTINNANDGKQSPAFWVPQTHMNFSKAQDITELLNPITRSLYQYHLSSDDEITSEGLVDTAKNERKLMKVQDSDLESPLSEENISVDKDLDTITPEQEQLGIDNEIDLEEIQETDGNSEEKCEEQPAEVSQTTVLNNNLDHTYNRSTLICPGNVIICEWPATNIQKAFTEDKVINWEHPAPLPNPQLEKLKEQRDKQEERHITLDDCLKLFSKPEILSSNDSWYCPHCKEHRQATKQIELWNTPDILLIHLKRFENQRSFSDKIVDTVFFPITDFDISEHLVYKEDPRGNVYDLIAVDNHYGGLGGGHYTAYAKNANDNKWYYFDDSRVSVTAPEKSIAGSAYLLFYVRRNSHENVVETSLQETIKEAREAHQRKILALEERQKIIYEDNKSDMEDYTDGTDSESSQHAIDVTSNKEVFEDNDIVERPRAAMKTESSMSPTTFGKNTEERRSSDYSNESVEVGEQELDDSNPDGINAARKKLRLLKKVYNRSSPSLPLTCSETNDEQTIETPKNDS, encoded by the coding sequence atggcctttaatgatgatgaaaatacaGAGTCCGAAGAACTCGATGTTCAATTGTTCGATGAtcttaatgatgataaacGGGAGCAATCTCAAAACCAATTGGAAAAAGATAAAAGCCAACAATATGAAAACGATGCTTCAGTGGCAGTGGAAGCAGAATcgaatgataatgaagaggAAGGGGATAACACCAGTCAATTGATTCCTGATTTACCATCTCAAcgaaatattattagtgatctattagaagaaaataaaaatatggaagCTGAAGGTGataagatatatattattcCAAAGTACTGGTTTGATAAACTAAAGGATCCTGTTACTGCTGATCCTAATGAATTGGGACCAATCGATCCTTCCCTAATTTGCAAAGATTATGACAATTTGATATTGGCCGATTATAATAAGCATCCATATATTCCACTTCCTGAATCTGTTTTCTTGAAGCTATACGAGTGGTATGGGTTGGCACAAGGCTCTCAACCAGTTGTTACTTTCTTAatttatgatgatgaatcaaattctttaataccAGATTATAATTGGTATTTCTTCAGAATTCATCACTTGACCCAAGATGGAGCAAGTAGAAATTATTACCCAAAAAATACTAAGACATGTTTTACCATGACATCGTTAGCAACTTTGAAAGATGTTCTGATTAAAGCGATGGATTATTTTGCAGCTATCGAAACAAACATTGACGCAACTCAAAtgaatttccaaatttggTACGTCGATGATCCATCAGCTTCTCACACTGCTTCAATATTATCCACTCTTTATGAATTAAATCCCATCCAATTTCTGTCATTTAACGCTATAACGAAAATAACAACTCAACTTATGGACAAACAGATGAAAGAGTTCACTCCAACTTCCTTTGATTTCGTGATAGAAACTAAACCAAAACAGAAAAGTAGTCATTGGCCCTCAAACTTTCTTATTTATAATAACTTACAATCATCTCCAGGTACAATAGGGTTAACGAATTTGGGGAATACCTGTTATATGAATTCCGCACTCCAATGTATCACACATATCCCAATATTCCGTGATTACTTTCTATATGGaacatttcaaaaagaGGTTAATGAGGGAAATCCATTAGGCTATCAAGGATATATGGCTCGTGCCTTTAGTGACTTGATACAGAGTTTATTTGGTGATAATATTACATCAACTACCGCATATTCACCTAGTTATTTTAAATCTACATTGGGCCATTTTAATTCAATGTTTTCCGGATATCTGCAACAAGACTCACAAGAATTTTTGGCATTTCTGTTAGATAGTTTGCATGAGGATTTAAATAGAATAGATAAAAAACCGTACGTGGAAAAACCTTCTTTACCCCTGACTGcaaatttgaatgattttgatgTGGTTAAGAGATTGGCTGATGATACGTGGAAGGCACATCTGCTCAGAAATGATTCTGTTATAACAGATTTATTTGTAGCGATGTATAAATCAACATTAAAATGTCCAGAGTGTCAGAATACTTCAGTTACCTTCGATCcatataatgatttaacTTTACCTCTCCCTGTGGCTTCCATATGGCATACCAAAGTCAAAATATTCCCTTTAAACTCTCCACCTTGCACTTTAGAAGTGGAATTAGCGAAGACTTCAACTTATCTAGATCTCAAAAGTTATATCTCCGAATGTACTGGgataaaaatacaaaacCTTTTTGGATGTGAAATATTTAGTCACCAATTTTATACCAACTATGAAACTGTGGAATCAAACTCACAGTTCTTGCCCCTGCAAGAACTGATTTCTGACCAAGATGATGTTATATTCtatgaaattaatatatccaatgatgaaataatCGTACCTGTTTTAAACACCAAAGTAGAAGAAAACTTCAGCAGGCCATCCCTCTTCGGTGTACCATTTTTCATAACATTATCTGCTTCTGAATTAGATAATCCATGTCTTATAAGGTACAAACTCGAGAAATgttattcaaatttaagTGGTGGGTTCATACCTTTTCCCTCAActgaacaagaagaatttcCGACATTAGATGATTTCCCACTATTATCTGCGAAATATCCCAAAGAGGCACTAGAAAAGTATACAGATGTATTACACTATTCAGTCCCAATCTGTATTGACAATGATAAGCAAGTTAGAAACgaagaatattttaaaataaaaatcttgaattttAAACAATCgataaaaacaataaataatgcAAATGACGGAAAACAATCTCCAGCTTTCTGGGTTCCACAAACTcatatgaatttttcaaaggcACAAGATATAACCGAATTACTCAATCCAATAACCCGTTCCCTATACCAATATCACTTATCTTCggatgatgaaattacGTCAGAGGGATTAGTAGATACCGCAAAGAATGAAaggaaattaatgaaagtCCAGGACTCCGATTTGGAATCTCCACTTTCAGAGGAAAATATATCTGTCGATAAAGACCTAGATACCATTACAccagaacaagaacaattaggtatagataatgaaattgatcTCGAAGAAATACAAGAAACAGACGGAAATtctgaagaaaaatgtGAGGAACAGCCAGCCGAGGTTTCACAAACAACAGTACTGAACAATAATCTGGACCATACCTACAACAGATCTACCCTGATATGTCCAGGTAATGTAATTATATGTGAGTGGCCCGCAACAAACATTCAAAAGGCGTTCACAGAGGATAAAGTGATCAACTGGGAACATCCAGCTCCACTACCAAATCCACAACTGGAAAAACTGAAAGAACAACGGGataaacaagaagaaaggCATATCACACTGGATGATTGTTTAAAGTTATTCTCAAAACCAGAAATTTTAAGTTCCAATGATTCGTGGTACTGTCCTCATTGTAAAGAACATAGACAAGCAACGAAACAAATAGAGCTTTGGAATACGCCAGATATTCTtttgattcatttgaaGAGATTTGAGAATCAACGTTCATTTAGTGACAAAATTGTTGATACAGTATTTTTCCCAATCACAGATTTCGATATATCGGAACATTTGGTTTATAAAGAGGATCCAAGAGGTAACGTTTATGATTTAATCGCCGTTGATAACCACTATGGAGGATTAGGTGGAGGCCATTATACGGCGTATGCTAAAAAtgctaatgataataagtGGTATTATTTCGATGATTCAAGAGTATCAGTAACTGCACCAGAAAAGAGCATTGCCGGATCTGCATACCTTTTATTTTATGTACGTCGTAATTCACATGAAAACGTGGTGGAAACATCATTGCAAGAGACCATAAAAGAAGCACGTGAAGCTCATCAAAGAAAGATACTTGCATTAGAAGAAAGAcaaaaaatcatttatGAAGACAACAAAAGTGATATGGAAGATTATACGGACGGCACTGACAGTGAATCTTCCCAGCATGCAATTGATGTAACTTCGAACAAAGAGGTGTTcgaagataatgatattgttgaACGACCTCGAGCAGCTATGAAGACTGAATCAAGTATGTCACCTACTACTTTCGGGAAAAATACAGAAGAGAGGCGGTCATCTGATTATAGTAATGAAAGCGTAGAAGTCGGGGAACAAGAGCTTGATGATTCTAATCCTGATGGTATAAATGCCGCacgaaaaaaattaagattGTTGAAGAAAGTATATAATAGATCATCACCATCGTTACCTCTTACCTGTTCAGAGACTAATGATGAACAGACAATAGAAACGCCGAAAAATGATTCCTAA